In one window of uncultured Desulfovibrio sp. DNA:
- a CDS encoding NADH:flavin oxidoreductase/NADH oxidase, with product MNPLFSPIKLKGLTLPNRIVVPPMDQYSAEEGRPVHWHAMHYGTLAVSGAGLLIVEATAVEAPGRISPQDLGLWNEEQEAAHKAMLDSIRAYSSTPIGIQIGHAGRKGATGLPWQGGKPLMPADGGWEICAPSALPYAPGHQTPTELTAADIARLTESFVATAKRAVRAGYDSIELHAAHGYLMHEFLSPLSNARTDAYGGSLENRMRFPLEVLAAVRVAVPANYPVGVRVSGTDFAEGGWNVEECAVFARAVEKAGGAYIHVSGGGLSPDQKITLAPGYQVALAAAVKAAVSELPVIAVGLITEPELASSIVVTGQADMVAIGRAMLYDPRWPWHAAAALGQTIAGPSPYLRSKPHNVKELFV from the coding sequence ATGAATCCACTCTTTTCTCCCATCAAACTCAAAGGGCTGACACTGCCCAACCGGATAGTCGTCCCCCCCATGGATCAATACTCGGCAGAAGAGGGCCGCCCCGTACACTGGCATGCCATGCACTACGGCACTCTTGCCGTTTCCGGAGCCGGGCTGCTCATTGTGGAAGCTACGGCAGTGGAAGCGCCGGGGCGTATATCCCCGCAGGATCTCGGCCTGTGGAATGAGGAGCAGGAAGCCGCCCACAAGGCCATGCTCGATTCCATCCGTGCCTATTCTTCCACGCCAATCGGCATTCAGATCGGACATGCCGGACGCAAGGGCGCTACGGGCCTACCTTGGCAAGGTGGCAAGCCGCTCATGCCCGCAGATGGCGGGTGGGAAATATGCGCGCCTTCCGCCCTGCCCTATGCGCCGGGCCATCAAACACCAACCGAACTCACGGCGGCAGACATTGCCCGCCTTACAGAATCTTTTGTAGCTACGGCCAAACGCGCCGTACGCGCCGGGTATGACTCCATTGAGCTGCATGCGGCCCACGGCTACCTGATGCACGAATTCCTCTCGCCCCTCAGCAATGCCCGCACCGATGCCTACGGCGGCAGCCTCGAGAACAGAATGCGCTTTCCGCTGGAAGTGCTGGCGGCAGTGCGCGTAGCTGTTCCGGCCAATTACCCGGTGGGTGTACGCGTTTCAGGCACCGACTTTGCCGAAGGCGGCTGGAATGTGGAAGAATGCGCTGTCTTTGCCAGGGCTGTTGAAAAGGCTGGTGGCGCGTACATACACGTTTCCGGAGGCGGCCTTTCGCCCGACCAGAAGATTACCCTTGCGCCCGGCTATCAGGTGGCGCTGGCTGCTGCGGTCAAGGCCGCAGTGAGTGAGCTTCCTGTTATTGCCGTGGGCCTCATCACAGAGCCGGAACTGGCCTCAAGTATTGTGGTTACAGGGCAGGCCGACATGGTGGCCATTGGCCGCGCAATGCTGTACGACCCGCGCTGGCCCTGGCATGCCGCTGCCGCACTGGGGCAGACCATTGCCGGGCCGTCGCCCTATCTGCGCAGCAAGCCGCACAACGTGAAGGAACTCTTTGTGTAG
- a CDS encoding rhodanese-like domain-containing protein: MTTIKSISAQALRQKDLKQALIVDVRTPMEFAEKRLVLPTTLAPVTELDPHMVALRSGALADTPIYTLCASGRRAQTAAAKFAEAGFADITVIEGGLAACKEAGFPTAGQALPKTGETSPTLDRQVRLVAGALTALFVLLGFFVHKAFLLGALFIGCGQVFSGLTNWCGLALLLTRAPWNKKGCSGGACPIGDGKSPGASCQ, encoded by the coding sequence ATGACAACTATCAAGAGCATCAGCGCGCAAGCCCTGCGGCAAAAAGACCTCAAGCAGGCGCTCATTGTGGATGTGCGCACCCCCATGGAATTTGCGGAAAAACGCCTCGTCCTTCCGACCACACTGGCCCCGGTGACGGAGCTTGATCCTCACATGGTTGCCCTGCGCAGCGGGGCATTGGCAGATACCCCCATTTATACCCTTTGCGCCAGCGGCAGACGTGCGCAAACAGCGGCGGCCAAATTTGCCGAAGCCGGATTTGCGGACATAACCGTTATTGAAGGAGGCCTTGCGGCCTGCAAGGAAGCTGGCTTCCCCACGGCAGGGCAGGCGCTGCCCAAAACAGGCGAAACCTCACCCACGCTGGACAGGCAGGTACGCCTTGTGGCCGGGGCGCTCACGGCTCTGTTCGTTTTGCTGGGTTTTTTTGTACACAAGGCTTTTCTGCTCGGCGCGCTCTTTATTGGCTGCGGGCAGGTATTTTCCGGTCTTACCAACTGGTGCGGCCTGGCCCTTCTGCTCACGCGCGCACCCTGGAACAAAAAGGGCTGCTCTGGCGGCGCTTGCCCCATTGGAGATGGCAAAAGCCCCGGCGCAAGCTGCCAGTAA
- a CDS encoding MBL fold metallo-hydrolase, producing MSAPNVRGFFDPVTATWTYVVWSATDAQKRCAIIDSVLDFDLHACRTSTVSADAVIDFVRQQGFVVEWILETHIHADHVTAASYIKEKMGGKIAISKHMLDIISTWTPIFQTQEDTPADGSAFDHLFENDEEFTIGDMPAKIIHTPGHTPADTTYIVGNAAFVGDTIFLPDVGSGRCDFPGGSAEDSYDSSRKLFTLPDDLRIYVGHDYPPEGVRGPQCMATVGEQKTANVRLNLQVGKAEFVAKRKADDSGKAVPPLILPSLQANMRTGKFGKAVNGLQFVKLPVNRM from the coding sequence ATGTCTGCACCCAATGTGCGCGGATTTTTTGATCCCGTTACCGCTACCTGGACATATGTGGTCTGGTCTGCAACCGATGCCCAGAAGCGTTGCGCCATTATAGACAGCGTGCTGGATTTTGACCTCCACGCCTGCCGCACATCCACTGTTTCTGCCGATGCAGTTATTGATTTTGTCCGCCAGCAGGGCTTTGTGGTGGAGTGGATCCTTGAAACCCACATCCATGCCGACCACGTCACCGCAGCCAGTTATATCAAGGAAAAAATGGGCGGGAAAATAGCCATCAGCAAACACATGCTGGATATCATCTCCACCTGGACGCCCATTTTCCAAACGCAGGAGGACACACCCGCAGACGGCTCTGCCTTTGACCATCTGTTTGAAAATGATGAAGAATTCACCATTGGCGACATGCCCGCAAAAATAATCCACACGCCGGGGCATACCCCCGCAGACACCACCTATATTGTGGGCAATGCGGCCTTTGTGGGCGACACAATCTTTTTGCCCGATGTGGGTTCGGGCCGGTGCGACTTTCCTGGCGGCAGCGCCGAGGATTCGTATGATTCCTCCCGCAAGCTCTTTACACTGCCAGACGACCTGCGCATCTATGTGGGGCACGATTACCCGCCTGAGGGTGTGCGCGGTCCGCAGTGCATGGCAACGGTTGGCGAGCAGAAAACCGCCAACGTGCGGCTGAACCTGCAAGTGGGCAAGGCCGAATTTGTGGCAAAGCGCAAGGCAGACGACAGCGGCAAGGCCGTGCCGCCGCTCATATTGCCCTCCCTTCAGGCCAACATGCGCACAGGAAAATTCGGCAAGGCCGTCAATGGCCTGCAATTTGTAAAGCTGCCCGTGAACCGCATGTAA
- a CDS encoding serine hydrolase, translating into MQKIKKIMNLFAGKLASRFVALLIVALCALVSAGSSAASAEKPADAALAQRLDAVLNKAVAEGRIVGAVVMVARQGQVVYARAVGMADAEKSTPMSPDTRFRLASMSKPIASVAALALAEKGMIALDDPVTRWIPSFTPALAGKADPVITVRHLLTHTAGLSYGFSEPPDGPMALAEVSDGLDDPPITLEENIWRLATVPLYYEPGTDWKYSLAIDVLGEIVSRAGGDKLPNVVQELVTGPLGMTHTGFMADDPDLLAAPYVWANGKAQRMGETEIVPNAVSATRFQPGRALDEQAFPSAGAGMVGTAADYLKFLEAVRENGGSILKPDTAKAMTADQVCPILSQRLSVTAGKTNEVVAPGWGFGFGGAVLLRPEKAEYPAGQNTWSWSGAYGSHFFMDRANGISFVALTNTTPTGMAGPFAVDLARAVYGKK; encoded by the coding sequence GTGCAGAAGATAAAAAAAATAATGAATCTGTTTGCGGGCAAACTGGCGTCCCGGTTTGTTGCCCTGCTGATTGTTGCCCTTTGCGCCTTGGTTTCGGCTGGCAGCAGCGCGGCCAGCGCAGAAAAACCCGCCGATGCGGCTTTGGCCCAGCGGCTTGATGCCGTGCTGAACAAGGCAGTGGCCGAGGGCCGCATCGTGGGGGCTGTGGTCATGGTTGCCCGTCAGGGGCAGGTGGTCTATGCGCGGGCTGTGGGCATGGCCGATGCGGAAAAATCCACCCCCATGAGCCCGGATACGCGCTTTCGGCTGGCCTCCATGAGCAAGCCCATTGCGAGCGTCGCAGCACTTGCTCTGGCGGAGAAGGGCATGATCGCTCTGGACGATCCCGTAACCCGCTGGATCCCCTCCTTTACCCCTGCGCTTGCGGGCAAGGCGGATCCGGTCATTACCGTGCGGCACCTGCTCACGCACACTGCCGGGCTTTCTTATGGATTTTCGGAGCCGCCCGATGGCCCCATGGCGCTGGCCGAAGTTTCCGATGGACTGGATGACCCGCCCATCACGCTGGAAGAAAACATCTGGCGGCTTGCCACGGTACCGCTTTATTATGAGCCGGGTACGGACTGGAAATACTCCCTTGCCATTGATGTGCTGGGCGAAATCGTGTCACGGGCTGGCGGGGACAAGCTGCCCAACGTGGTGCAGGAGCTTGTAACCGGGCCGCTGGGCATGACGCACACAGGCTTTATGGCAGATGATCCTGACCTGCTTGCCGCACCCTATGTGTGGGCCAATGGCAAGGCCCAGCGCATGGGCGAGACTGAAATTGTGCCCAACGCTGTTTCCGCAACGCGTTTTCAGCCGGGGAGGGCGCTGGACGAACAGGCCTTTCCCTCCGCCGGGGCGGGGATGGTTGGAACTGCGGCAGACTACCTGAAATTTCTCGAGGCCGTGCGCGAAAACGGCGGCTCCATCCTCAAACCGGATACCGCGAAGGCCATGACTGCCGATCAGGTCTGTCCCATATTGTCGCAAAGGCTGAGCGTAACCGCAGGTAAAACCAATGAGGTTGTAGCGCCGGGCTGGGGATTTGGTTTTGGCGGCGCTGTGCTGCTGCGCCCTGAAAAGGCGGAATACCCCGCGGGCCAGAATACCTGGAGCTGGAGCGGCGCATACGGGAGCCATTTTTTCATGGATCGCGCCAACGGGATATCCTTTGTGGCGCTTACCAATACCACGCCTACGGGTATGGCTGGGCCGTTTGCGGTTGACCTCGCACGGGCAGTGTACGGCAAAAAGTAG
- a CDS encoding carbonic anhydrase: MKNVERLLQGNEFFQKNYFCKHENELLELVSSGQHPKVLYIGCADSRVIPSLITNTPPGQLFVLRNVGNFVAPYKPDEDYHAMAAGIEYAVTALNVEEIIICGHTYCGAIAALYKDIRDEAFVHTQRWLSLGKKAKELATLALGKEVGQDKLLRLTEKLSIIFQIENLMTYPCVRDRVKSGDLHVHGWLYYIESGEIKYYDPDEHDFLALKK; the protein is encoded by the coding sequence ATGAAGAACGTTGAACGCTTGCTTCAGGGAAATGAATTTTTCCAAAAAAACTACTTCTGCAAGCATGAAAATGAGCTTCTGGAACTGGTTTCCAGCGGCCAGCACCCTAAGGTGCTCTATATCGGCTGCGCCGATTCCAGGGTTATTCCATCGCTTATCACCAACACTCCTCCCGGCCAGCTCTTTGTGCTGCGCAATGTGGGCAACTTTGTGGCTCCTTACAAACCGGACGAGGACTATCACGCCATGGCCGCAGGCATTGAATATGCCGTAACAGCCTTGAATGTTGAAGAAATCATCATCTGCGGCCATACCTATTGCGGCGCTATCGCAGCACTGTACAAGGACATTCGCGACGAGGCCTTTGTGCACACGCAAAGATGGCTTTCGTTGGGCAAAAAAGCCAAGGAACTTGCCACACTGGCACTTGGCAAAGAAGTTGGACAGGATAAACTGCTGCGCCTGACAGAGAAACTCTCCATCATTTTTCAGATAGAAAACCTCATGACTTACCCGTGTGTGCGCGACAGAGTAAAATCGGGCGATCTGCACGTTCACGGCTGGCTCTACTATATTGAATCTGGCGAAATCAAATATTACGACCCTGACGAGCACGATTTTCTGGCCCTGAAAAAATAA
- a CDS encoding response regulator, producing MKVTQGPATHHCTYMNNEALAMTGTSGREASKCFHVSELMHVHSADVCRVEHLLAMFISGKTVQPLECRLHPQDGHVRWIRVSLSWVIPQQVLQLAFVNISREKETQAHNRQNLVLLQKILDTTQAAIFWKDTERRFIGVNKAFLEYYGFDSDQVLLGKNDEDMGWHSDPDPYKNDELRVLRGESTTRVPGMCFCKGENRHIVASKSPLYEDGKIVGLVGSFEDVTSEYMLRKDVVDLNANLHTALKKERQANRAKSDFLLRMSHDMRTPLATIMGFSDLELKKHQDPDLTKVFATIKACSNFLLAILSDILDLQKLSNGKMDVVPTICTGAHSAKIIESIIRPQAEAKNITFITHFNCTATNCYAQIDTRKVQQIIVNLLNNAVKYTQPGGTITWRNDICGENADSLVVTHVISDNGPGISEKFQASMYSPFTQEDHVSSSGSGLGLAIVKKLVDILGGNITCKSAPGQGTTFTVILPHKKATAADIAAFHKKNCSQRAAVSLKGRNILICEDNVINSEILKEMLESEGVVCEQAFNGSEGVGKARSRNYDIIMMDIRMPVMDGYQATREIREFDVDTPIVALSANVFADEIQNAFESGMDEFLEKPVIMSKMFSVLGQLLSTRPDAPSQGPD from the coding sequence ATGAAGGTCACGCAGGGGCCTGCCACGCATCACTGCACCTACATGAACAACGAGGCGCTGGCCATGACAGGCACATCGGGGCGCGAGGCGAGCAAGTGCTTCCACGTCAGTGAGCTCATGCATGTGCACAGTGCCGACGTGTGCAGGGTAGAACACCTGCTGGCAATGTTCATATCCGGCAAGACGGTGCAGCCTCTGGAGTGCAGACTGCACCCGCAAGATGGCCACGTCAGATGGATTCGCGTCAGTCTCTCCTGGGTTATCCCCCAACAAGTTCTGCAACTGGCATTTGTCAATATTTCTAGGGAAAAAGAGACCCAAGCGCACAACCGGCAAAACCTGGTTCTGCTGCAAAAAATTCTGGACACTACGCAGGCTGCAATCTTCTGGAAAGATACTGAAAGGCGTTTTATCGGCGTAAACAAGGCATTTCTGGAATATTACGGTTTTGATTCCGATCAGGTGCTCTTGGGCAAGAATGATGAAGACATGGGCTGGCATAGCGACCCGGACCCGTACAAAAATGATGAACTGCGAGTGTTGCGGGGCGAGAGCACCACGCGGGTTCCCGGCATGTGCTTTTGCAAGGGCGAAAACCGCCACATTGTAGCCAGTAAAAGCCCGCTTTATGAAGACGGTAAAATTGTAGGCCTTGTGGGCAGTTTTGAAGATGTCACAAGTGAATACATGCTGCGCAAAGACGTAGTGGATCTCAATGCCAATCTACATACAGCGCTGAAGAAAGAACGCCAGGCCAACCGCGCAAAGTCTGACTTTCTCTTGCGCATGAGCCACGATATGCGCACTCCCCTTGCCACCATTATGGGCTTTTCAGACCTTGAACTAAAAAAACACCAGGATCCTGACCTCACCAAGGTCTTCGCCACCATAAAGGCGTGTTCAAACTTTCTGCTTGCCATTCTTTCCGACATTCTTGACCTGCAAAAGCTTTCCAACGGAAAGATGGACGTTGTACCGACAATTTGTACTGGCGCGCATAGTGCAAAAATTATTGAATCCATCATCAGGCCTCAGGCGGAGGCAAAAAACATCACATTCATAACGCATTTTAACTGCACGGCAACCAACTGCTATGCGCAGATCGATACGCGCAAGGTTCAGCAGATTATCGTGAATCTCTTGAACAATGCCGTCAAATACACGCAACCCGGCGGCACCATAACATGGCGCAATGACATCTGCGGTGAAAATGCCGACAGTCTTGTTGTAACCCATGTCATTTCTGATAACGGGCCGGGAATCAGCGAAAAATTTCAAGCCAGCATGTATTCACCGTTCACGCAGGAAGATCATGTGTCCAGCTCTGGCAGCGGGCTTGGGCTGGCTATTGTGAAAAAGCTGGTCGATATTTTGGGGGGCAACATTACCTGCAAGTCTGCGCCGGGCCAGGGAACAACCTTTACGGTGATTTTGCCCCACAAAAAAGCTACCGCCGCAGATATTGCCGCTTTCCACAAAAAAAATTGCTCACAGCGCGCCGCCGTCTCACTTAAGGGAAGGAATATCCTCATCTGCGAAGACAACGTCATCAACAGTGAAATCCTGAAAGAAATGCTCGAAAGTGAAGGCGTGGTGTGCGAACAGGCGTTCAACGGCAGCGAGGGAGTGGGAAAGGCCAGAAGCCGCAATTACGACATCATCATGATGGACATCCGCATGCCTGTGATGGACGGCTATCAGGCCACCCGCGAGATACGGGAGTTTGATGTGGACACCCCCATTGTGGCGCTTTCTGCCAATGTTTTTGCCGATGAAATACAGAACGCCTTTGAATCCGGCATGGACGAATTTCTGGAAAAACCGGTTATTATGAGCAAGATGTTTTCAGTCCTTGGTCAGCTTCTTTCCACCAGGCCGGACGCACCTTCGCAGGGGCCGGATTAA